In a genomic window of Carassius carassius chromosome 43, fCarCar2.1, whole genome shotgun sequence:
- the LOC132124577 gene encoding unconventional myosin-Va-like isoform X2, which yields MMAAPELYSKFARIWIPDTTEVWRSAELTKDYKPGDTVLHLQLEDETEFEYKLDPKSGGLPPLRNPDILVGENDLTALSYLHEPAVLHNLRVRFTDSKLIYTYCGIILVAINPYESLPIYGSDIINAYSGQNMGDMDPHIFAVSEEAYKQMARDEKNQSIIVSGESGAGKTVSAKYAMRYFATVSGSSAEASVEEKVLASSPIMEAIGNAKTTRNDNSSRFGKYIEIGFDRKHQIIGANMRTYLLEKSRVVFQACEERNYHIFYQLCACAHLPQFKRLKLGSADDFPYTNQGRSPAIEGVNDLKEMEATRKAFSLLGITEAHQMDLFQILSAILHLGNVELKEKGSSSCCTSDESGHLAVFCDLTEVSYESMAHWLCHKKLKTATETLNKPVTQLEAINGRDALAKHIYAKLFSWIVGQVNKALSTSSKPHSFIGVLDIYGFETFEVNSFEQFCINYANEKLQQQFNMHVFKLEQEEYMKEQIPWTLIDFYDNQPCINLIEAKMGLLDLLDEECTMPKGSDESWAQKLYNTHLKKSSHFEKPRMSNKAFIILHFADKVEYQCDGFLEKNKDTVNEEQINVLKASKFALLVELFPDEETPAALSTTAPSGRAKIGRSTQSFREHKKSVGLQFRNSLHLLMDTLNATTPHYVRCIKPNDVKAPFMMDPHRAVQQLRACGVLETIRISAAGFPSRWTYQEFFSRYRVLMRQKEILSDWKLTCQSVLERLVQNKDKYQFGKTKIFFRAGQVAYLEKLRADKLRTACINIQKTIRCWLARKKYLRIRQAAITLQRYQRGHQARCLCKTLRRTRAAVIFQKNTRMWAARRQFQRQKAAAVLIQRLLRGYTARLEHKRLVCEHKALLIQRWVRGFLARWRFRRIKRAVVYLQCCVRRMLARRALKKLKIEARSVEHYKKLNFGMENKIMQLQRKLDEQHKENRELSEQIRQMESHSATELEKLHLQLKTLQDAEEESRHRGDLVTSLQEELELLRQELEKNKEMVSELNEKNTLLKSEKDEMNRLIQEQEQRIKEKSESTHEDVMDERLQAQLTEERFRYQNLLSEHLKLEERYADLRSEKEAAEEFSKPGHNRADSGYIGSEVSSLQKEDAVQMAADVSLLLKLQRRVAELEKEKMDLQGEMDTKEEQLQLERTKELEDCRRLLGAERDNEALKRQELESDNKKLKKDLQELRQSLSKGSGSKVASPGGHAYKVLLEQLNSTTEELEMRKEEVLILRSQLVNHEAFKHKEMGTEGDSGDSSRSPTLDLHELNEDGELWMAYESLKETNRILESQLQTQGQSHEKEAEGLRAELQRLRAELGQQQQMLSDSLELPHDARIQASLQHEISRLTQQNMELLQQMGTQDKMVRKLKKHLKIYMKKFGEAEGVNIEQSSPENTVGESGHTVSIVRIERDFQGMLEYRREDESKLFKILITELKPRGVAVNLLPGLPAYILFMCLRHADYANDDQRVSTLLNSSINTIKNVLKKRGDFETSSFWLANTCRFLHCLRQYSGEEAYTKHNTPRQNKHCLTNFDLSEYRQVLSDLAIQIYQQLIRVIENILHPKIAPAMLETETVQGVMGVKPTGMRKRTSSVHEDSSHSLESILKQLDVFYYTLLQHGNDTEVVRQFIKQQFYVFCSVTLNNLLLRKDMCSWSKGLQIRYNVCQLEEWLLDKDLQGSGARESLEPLIQAAQLLQIKKKSQDDAEAICTMCTALTAEQIVKILSLYTPVNEFEERVSILFIKSVQTLLKDRKESSQLLMDAKIIFPVTFPFNPSPVALETIQIPSSLNLNFLTRV from the exons ATGATGGCAGCGCCGGAGCTGTACTCGAAG TTTGCTCGAATCTGGATCCCAGACACCACAGAGGTGTGGAGATCAGCAGAGCTCACCAAAGACTACAAGCCCGGAGACACTGTCCTGCATCTACAGCTGGAGGATGAGACC GAGTTTGAGTACAAGTTGGACCCAAAGAGTGGTGGTCTGCCGCCTCTTCGTAACCCGGACATCCTGGTGGGTGAGAACGACCTCACTGCTCTCAGTTATCTCCATGAACCGGCCGTCCTGCACAACCTCCGGGTCCGATTCACAGACTCCAAACTCATCTACACCTACTGCG gcatCATTCTGGTTGCCATCAATCCATATGAAAGTCTTCCAATATATGGATCCGATATCATCAATGCTTACAGTGGGCAGAACATGGGCGATATGGACCCTCATATCTTTGCCGTGTCAGAGGAGGCCTATAAACAGATGGCCAG AGATGAAAAGAACCAGTCCATCATCGTAAGTGGTGAATCTGGTGCAGGGAAGACGGTTTCTGCTAAATATGCCATGCGTTACTTCGCCACGGTCAGCGGCTCCTCTGCTGAGGCCAGCGTGGAGGAGAAAGTGCTGGCGTCCAGCCCCATCATGGAG GCTATAGGAAATGCCAAGACGACGAGAAACGACAACAGCAGTCGCTTCGGGAAGTATATTGAGATTGGGTTTGACAGGAAACACCAGATCATTGGAGCCAACATGAGGACGTACCTTCTGGAAAAGTCTAGAGTGGTGTTTCAG GCATGTGAGGAGAGGAACTATCACATCTTCTATCAGCTCTGTGCTTGTGCCCATTTACCTCAGTTTAAACGTCTCAAGTTAG GTAGCGCTGATGACTTTCCCTACACTAACCAAGGCAGAAGTCCAGCCATCGAGGGAGTGAACGACCTGAAGGAGATGGAAGCCACAAGGAAAGCTTTTTCACTGCTGG GAATTACAGAGGCGCACCAAATGGATTTATTCCAAATCCTGTCAGCCATTCTTCATCTGGGGAATGTGGAGTTGAAGGAGAAAGGATCTTCCAGTTGTTGCACCTCT GATGAAAGCGGCCACCtggcagtgttttgtgacctCACTGAGGTGTCGTACGAGTCCATGGCCCACTGGTTGTGCCATAAAAAACTCAAGACTGCCACAGAAACCCTAAACAAGCCTGTTACCCAACTGGAGGCCATAAACGGCCGAGATGCTCTTGCAAAACACATTTACGCCAAGCTTTTCTCATGGATCGTCGGCCAAGTCAACAAAGCCCTGAGCACTTCCTCCAAACCGCACTCGTTCATCGGTGTCCTAGACATCTATGG GTTTGAGACGTTCGAGGTGAACAGCTTCGAGCAGTTCTGCATCAACTACGCCAACGAGAAGCTCCAGCAGCAGTTTAACATG CACGTGTTCAAACTGGAGCAGGAGGAGTACATGAAGGAGCAGATACCATGGACGCTCATCGATTTCTACGACAACCAGCCATGCATCAACCTGATCGAGGCCAAGATGGGCTTGCTAGATCTTTTAGATGAAgaatgcact ATGCCAAAAGGTTCAGATGAATCATGGGCGCAAAAGCTGTACAACACTCACCTAAAGAAAAGCTCTCACTTTGAGAAGCCGCGCATGTCTAACAAAGCCTTCATCATATTGCACTTTGCAGACAAG GTTGAATACCAGTGTGATGGATTTCTGGAGAAAAATAAAGACACAGTCAATGAAGAACAAATTAATGTGCTGAAGGCTAGTAAG TTCGCCTTACTGGTTGAGCTCTTTCCGGATGAGGAAACACCTGCAGCTCTGAGCACCACAGCACCATCTGGTCGTGCAAAGATTGGACGGTCCACCCAGTCTTTTAGGGAGCACAAGAAGTCAGTTGGACTGCAG TTCAGGAACTCTCTGCACCTGCTTATGGACACACTGAACGCCACCACCCCACATTATGTGCGCTGTATCAAACCAAATGACGTCAAAGCCCCCTTCAT GATGGACCCCCATCGAGCCGTTCAGCAGCTCAGAGCATGTGGAGTCCTCGAAACCATTCGCATCTCAGCTGCAGGCTTCCCTTCCAG GTGGACTTATCAAGAGTTCTTCAGCCGCTATCGTGTTCTAATGAGGCAGAAAGAAATCCTCTCAGACTGGAAGTTGACCTGCCAGAGTGTTCTAGAACGGCTTGTGCAG AACAAAGATAAATACCAGTTCGGAAAAACAAAGATCTTCTTCCGGGCTGGACAGGTGGCCTACCTGGAAAAACTGAGGGCAGACAAACTTCGTACGGCCTGCATCAACATCCAAAAAACTATCCGTTGCTGGCTCGCCCGCAAGAAATACCTGCGTATTCGCCAAGCAGCCATTACCTTGCAGAGATACCAGAGAGGACACCAGGCTCGATG CTTGTGCAAGACATTGAGGAGGACGCGGGCCGCAGTGATCTTCCAGAAGAACACACGTATGTGGGCGGCCAGACGACAGTTCCAGCGACAGAAAGCAGCAGCGGTTCTCATCCAGAGGTTACTGCGCGGCTATACAGCCAGACTGGAGCACAAACGG TTGGTGTGTGAGCACAAGGCTTTACTGATCCAGCGCTGGGTGCGTGGCTTCCTGGCCCGCTGGCGTTTCCGTCGCATCAAGCGGGCTGTGGTGTACCTGCAGTGTTGCGTGCGCAGGATGCTGGCCCGTCGAGCGCTCAAGAAACTCAAGATTGAAGCCAGATCGGTCGAGCACTACAAGAAGCTCAACTTCGGCATGGAGAACAAGATCATGCAGCTTCAGAGGAAACTGGATGAGCAG CATAAGGAGAACCGAGAGCTTTCCGAGCAAATTAGACAAATGGAGAGCCACAGTGCCACGGAGCTGGAGAAGTTGCACCTGCAGCTCAAGACTCTTCAAGATGCAGAAGAGGAGTCCCGTCACCGTGGAGACCTGGTGACATCATTACAGGAGGAGCTGGAATTGCTCCGTCAGGAGCTGGAGAAGAACAAAGAG ATGGTTTCTGAACTGAATGAGAAGAACACACTGCTGAAGAGTGAGAAAGATGAGATGAACAGACTGATCCAGGAACAGGAGCAGCGGATAAAAG AGAAGTCAGAGTCGACCCATGAGGATGTCATGGATGAGCGCCTGCAAGCACAGCTGACTGAGGAACGCTTCCGTTACCAAAACCTTCTGTCCGAGCACCTGAAGCTGGAGGAGCGCTACGCTGATCTCAGATCAGAAAAAGAGGCGGctgaa GAGTTCTCTAAACCTGGTCATAACAGAGCCGACTCTGGCTACATAGGGTCAGAGGTCAGCTCGCTGCAAAAAGAG GATGCTGTGCAGATGGCAGCTGATGTGTCCCTGCTGCTGAAGCTGCAGAGGAGAGTCGCTGAGCTGGAGAAGGAGAAGATGGACCTGCAGGGGGAGATGGACACCAAAGAAGAGCAGCTACAACTGGAACGAACTAAA GAACTGGAAGATTGTCGGAGATTGTTAGGGGCTGAGAGAGACAATGAGGCTCTGAAG CGTCAGGAGCTGGAGTCTGACAATAAGAAGCTGAAGAAAGATCTGCAGGAGCTCCGTCAGTCCCTCAGTAAGGGGTCGGGGTCAAAGGTGGCGTCCCCTGGAGGTCATGCATATAAGGTGCTCCTGGAACAGCTCAACTCTACCACTGAAGAGCTTGAAATGCGAAAGGAGGAAGTGCTCATTTTGCGCTCTCAACTGGTGAACCACGAGGCATTTAAACATAAG gAAATGGGAACTGAAGGAGATTCAGGTGACTCGAGCAG atcCCCCACACTGGACCTTCATGAGCTCAATGAGGATGGAGAACTCTGGATGGCTTATGAGAGCCTTAAGGAAACTAACAG gaTTCTAGAGTCGCAGTTGCAAACTCAGGGACAGTCCCATGAGAAGGAGGCGGAGGGTTTGAGGGCAGAGCTTCAGCGGTTGAGGGCGGAGCTTGGTCAGCAGCAGCAGATGCTGTCAGACAGCTTGGAGCTTCCGCATGATGCCCGAATACAAGCAAGCCTGCAGCACGAGATCAGTCGCCTCACGCAACAAAATAtg GAACTCTTACAGCAGATGGGGACACAGGACAAAATGGTCCGCAAACTAAAGAAACACCTGAAAATATACATGAAGAAGTTTGGGGAGGCTGAAG GTGTTAATATCGAGCAGTCCTCTCCGGAGAACACGGTTGGCGAGAGCGGTCACACGGTCAGCATCGTTCGCATAGAGAGGGATTTCCAAGGCATGCTGGAGTACAGGAGAGAAGATGAGAGCAAACTGTTCAAGATACTCATCACAG AGCTCAAACCCCGAGGTGTGGCGGTGAATCTGCTCCCAGGTCTGCCTGCTTACATTCTCTTCATGTGTCTGCGGCACGCCGACTACGCCAACGATGACCAGCGGGTCTCCACCCTGCTGAACTCCTCCATCAACACCATCAAGAACGTGCTGAAG AAACGTGGAGATTTTGAAACCAGTTCCTTCTGGTTGGCAAACACCTGTCGCTTCTTACATTGCCTGAGGCAGTACAGTGGAGAGGAG GCGTACACAAAGCACAACACGCCACGGCAGAACAAACACTGTCTGACGAACTTTGACCTGTCTGAGTACCGCCAGGTTCTGAGTGATCTGGCTATTCAGATCTACCAGCAGCTCATCAGggttatagaaaatattttgcaCCCAAAGATCG CACCAGCCATGCTGGAGACGGAGACTGTTCAGGGTGTGATGGGCGTAAAGCCCACAGGAATGAGGAAGCGCACGTCCAGTGTCCACGAGGATAGCTCTCACTCGCTGGAGTCCATTCTGAAGCAGCTGGATGTGTTTTATTACACGCTGCTTCAGCATGGTAATGACACCGAGGTGGTCCGGCAGTTCATCAAACAGCAGTTCTACGTCTTCTGCTCCGTCACGCTCAACAACTTGCTGCTCCGCAAGGACATGTGCTCCTGGAGTAAAGGCCTGCAGATCAG ATATAATGTATGTCAGCTGGAGGAGTGGCTGCTGGATAAAGATCTTCAGGGCAGTGGAGCGCGTGAGTCTCTGGAGCCTCTGATTCAGGCCGCTCAGCTTCTGCAGATCAAAAAGAAGAGCCAGGACGACGCAGAGGCCATCTGCACCATGTGCACGGCTCTCACCGctgaacag ATCGTGAAAATCCTCAGCTTGTACACACCAGTGAATGAGTTTGAGGAGAGAGTGTCTATATTATTCATAAAGTCTGTACAG ACTTTATTAAAGGATCGTAAGGAGTCTTCTCAGTTACTGATGGATGCGAAGATCATTTTCCCAGTCACCTTCCCCTTCAACCCTTCACCTGTGGCCCTCGAGACCATCCAGATCCCCAGCAGCCTCAACCTCAACTTCCTGACACGGGTTTAA
- the LOC132124577 gene encoding unconventional myosin-Va-like isoform X1 encodes MMAAPELYSKFARIWIPDTTEVWRSAELTKDYKPGDTVLHLQLEDETEFEYKLDPKSGGLPPLRNPDILVGENDLTALSYLHEPAVLHNLRVRFTDSKLIYTYCGIILVAINPYESLPIYGSDIINAYSGQNMGDMDPHIFAVSEEAYKQMARDEKNQSIIVSGESGAGKTVSAKYAMRYFATVSGSSAEASVEEKVLASSPIMEAIGNAKTTRNDNSSRFGKYIEIGFDRKHQIIGANMRTYLLEKSRVVFQACEERNYHIFYQLCACAHLPQFKRLKLGSADDFPYTNQGRSPAIEGVNDLKEMEATRKAFSLLGITEAHQMDLFQILSAILHLGNVELKEKGSSSCCTSDESGHLAVFCDLTEVSYESMAHWLCHKKLKTATETLNKPVTQLEAINGRDALAKHIYAKLFSWIVGQVNKALSTSSKPHSFIGVLDIYGFETFEVNSFEQFCINYANEKLQQQFNMHVFKLEQEEYMKEQIPWTLIDFYDNQPCINLIEAKMGLLDLLDEECTMPKGSDESWAQKLYNTHLKKSSHFEKPRMSNKAFIILHFADKVEYQCDGFLEKNKDTVNEEQINVLKASKFALLVELFPDEETPAALSTTAPSGRAKIGRSTQSFREHKKSVGLQFRNSLHLLMDTLNATTPHYVRCIKPNDVKAPFMMDPHRAVQQLRACGVLETIRISAAGFPSRWTYQEFFSRYRVLMRQKEILSDWKLTCQSVLERLVQNKDKYQFGKTKIFFRAGQVAYLEKLRADKLRTACINIQKTIRCWLARKKYLRIRQAAITLQRYQRGHQARCLCKTLRRTRAAVIFQKNTRMWAARRQFQRQKAAAVLIQRLLRGYTARLEHKRLVCEHKALLIQRWVRGFLARWRFRRIKRAVVYLQCCVRRMLARRALKKLKIEARSVEHYKKLNFGMENKIMQLQRKLDEQHKENRELSEQIRQMESHSATELEKLHLQLKTLQDAEEESRHRGDLVTSLQEELELLRQELEKNKEMVSELNEKNTLLKSEKDEMNRLIQEQEQRIKEKSESTHEDVMDERLQAQLTEERFRYQNLLSEHLKLEERYADLRSEKEAAEEFSKPGHNRADSGYIGSEVSSLQKEDAVQMAADVSLLLKLQRRVAELEKEKMDLQGEMDTKEEQLQLERTKELEDCRRLLGAERDNEALKRQELESDNKKLKKDLQELRQSLSKGSGSKVASPGGHAYKVLLEQLNSTTEELEMRKEEVLILRSQLVNHEAFKHKEMGTEGDSGDSSRSPTLDLHELNEDGELWMAYESLKETNRILESQLQTQGQSHEKEAEGLRAELQRLRAELGQQQQMLSDSLELPHDARIQASLQHEISRLTQQNMELLQQMGTQDKMVRKLKKHLKIYMKKFGEAEAGVNIEQSSPENTVGESGHTVSIVRIERDFQGMLEYRREDESKLFKILITELKPRGVAVNLLPGLPAYILFMCLRHADYANDDQRVSTLLNSSINTIKNVLKKRGDFETSSFWLANTCRFLHCLRQYSGEEAYTKHNTPRQNKHCLTNFDLSEYRQVLSDLAIQIYQQLIRVIENILHPKIAPAMLETETVQGVMGVKPTGMRKRTSSVHEDSSHSLESILKQLDVFYYTLLQHGNDTEVVRQFIKQQFYVFCSVTLNNLLLRKDMCSWSKGLQIRYNVCQLEEWLLDKDLQGSGARESLEPLIQAAQLLQIKKKSQDDAEAICTMCTALTAEQIVKILSLYTPVNEFEERVSILFIKSVQTLLKDRKESSQLLMDAKIIFPVTFPFNPSPVALETIQIPSSLNLNFLTRV; translated from the exons ATGATGGCAGCGCCGGAGCTGTACTCGAAG TTTGCTCGAATCTGGATCCCAGACACCACAGAGGTGTGGAGATCAGCAGAGCTCACCAAAGACTACAAGCCCGGAGACACTGTCCTGCATCTACAGCTGGAGGATGAGACC GAGTTTGAGTACAAGTTGGACCCAAAGAGTGGTGGTCTGCCGCCTCTTCGTAACCCGGACATCCTGGTGGGTGAGAACGACCTCACTGCTCTCAGTTATCTCCATGAACCGGCCGTCCTGCACAACCTCCGGGTCCGATTCACAGACTCCAAACTCATCTACACCTACTGCG gcatCATTCTGGTTGCCATCAATCCATATGAAAGTCTTCCAATATATGGATCCGATATCATCAATGCTTACAGTGGGCAGAACATGGGCGATATGGACCCTCATATCTTTGCCGTGTCAGAGGAGGCCTATAAACAGATGGCCAG AGATGAAAAGAACCAGTCCATCATCGTAAGTGGTGAATCTGGTGCAGGGAAGACGGTTTCTGCTAAATATGCCATGCGTTACTTCGCCACGGTCAGCGGCTCCTCTGCTGAGGCCAGCGTGGAGGAGAAAGTGCTGGCGTCCAGCCCCATCATGGAG GCTATAGGAAATGCCAAGACGACGAGAAACGACAACAGCAGTCGCTTCGGGAAGTATATTGAGATTGGGTTTGACAGGAAACACCAGATCATTGGAGCCAACATGAGGACGTACCTTCTGGAAAAGTCTAGAGTGGTGTTTCAG GCATGTGAGGAGAGGAACTATCACATCTTCTATCAGCTCTGTGCTTGTGCCCATTTACCTCAGTTTAAACGTCTCAAGTTAG GTAGCGCTGATGACTTTCCCTACACTAACCAAGGCAGAAGTCCAGCCATCGAGGGAGTGAACGACCTGAAGGAGATGGAAGCCACAAGGAAAGCTTTTTCACTGCTGG GAATTACAGAGGCGCACCAAATGGATTTATTCCAAATCCTGTCAGCCATTCTTCATCTGGGGAATGTGGAGTTGAAGGAGAAAGGATCTTCCAGTTGTTGCACCTCT GATGAAAGCGGCCACCtggcagtgttttgtgacctCACTGAGGTGTCGTACGAGTCCATGGCCCACTGGTTGTGCCATAAAAAACTCAAGACTGCCACAGAAACCCTAAACAAGCCTGTTACCCAACTGGAGGCCATAAACGGCCGAGATGCTCTTGCAAAACACATTTACGCCAAGCTTTTCTCATGGATCGTCGGCCAAGTCAACAAAGCCCTGAGCACTTCCTCCAAACCGCACTCGTTCATCGGTGTCCTAGACATCTATGG GTTTGAGACGTTCGAGGTGAACAGCTTCGAGCAGTTCTGCATCAACTACGCCAACGAGAAGCTCCAGCAGCAGTTTAACATG CACGTGTTCAAACTGGAGCAGGAGGAGTACATGAAGGAGCAGATACCATGGACGCTCATCGATTTCTACGACAACCAGCCATGCATCAACCTGATCGAGGCCAAGATGGGCTTGCTAGATCTTTTAGATGAAgaatgcact ATGCCAAAAGGTTCAGATGAATCATGGGCGCAAAAGCTGTACAACACTCACCTAAAGAAAAGCTCTCACTTTGAGAAGCCGCGCATGTCTAACAAAGCCTTCATCATATTGCACTTTGCAGACAAG GTTGAATACCAGTGTGATGGATTTCTGGAGAAAAATAAAGACACAGTCAATGAAGAACAAATTAATGTGCTGAAGGCTAGTAAG TTCGCCTTACTGGTTGAGCTCTTTCCGGATGAGGAAACACCTGCAGCTCTGAGCACCACAGCACCATCTGGTCGTGCAAAGATTGGACGGTCCACCCAGTCTTTTAGGGAGCACAAGAAGTCAGTTGGACTGCAG TTCAGGAACTCTCTGCACCTGCTTATGGACACACTGAACGCCACCACCCCACATTATGTGCGCTGTATCAAACCAAATGACGTCAAAGCCCCCTTCAT GATGGACCCCCATCGAGCCGTTCAGCAGCTCAGAGCATGTGGAGTCCTCGAAACCATTCGCATCTCAGCTGCAGGCTTCCCTTCCAG GTGGACTTATCAAGAGTTCTTCAGCCGCTATCGTGTTCTAATGAGGCAGAAAGAAATCCTCTCAGACTGGAAGTTGACCTGCCAGAGTGTTCTAGAACGGCTTGTGCAG AACAAAGATAAATACCAGTTCGGAAAAACAAAGATCTTCTTCCGGGCTGGACAGGTGGCCTACCTGGAAAAACTGAGGGCAGACAAACTTCGTACGGCCTGCATCAACATCCAAAAAACTATCCGTTGCTGGCTCGCCCGCAAGAAATACCTGCGTATTCGCCAAGCAGCCATTACCTTGCAGAGATACCAGAGAGGACACCAGGCTCGATG CTTGTGCAAGACATTGAGGAGGACGCGGGCCGCAGTGATCTTCCAGAAGAACACACGTATGTGGGCGGCCAGACGACAGTTCCAGCGACAGAAAGCAGCAGCGGTTCTCATCCAGAGGTTACTGCGCGGCTATACAGCCAGACTGGAGCACAAACGG TTGGTGTGTGAGCACAAGGCTTTACTGATCCAGCGCTGGGTGCGTGGCTTCCTGGCCCGCTGGCGTTTCCGTCGCATCAAGCGGGCTGTGGTGTACCTGCAGTGTTGCGTGCGCAGGATGCTGGCCCGTCGAGCGCTCAAGAAACTCAAGATTGAAGCCAGATCGGTCGAGCACTACAAGAAGCTCAACTTCGGCATGGAGAACAAGATCATGCAGCTTCAGAGGAAACTGGATGAGCAG CATAAGGAGAACCGAGAGCTTTCCGAGCAAATTAGACAAATGGAGAGCCACAGTGCCACGGAGCTGGAGAAGTTGCACCTGCAGCTCAAGACTCTTCAAGATGCAGAAGAGGAGTCCCGTCACCGTGGAGACCTGGTGACATCATTACAGGAGGAGCTGGAATTGCTCCGTCAGGAGCTGGAGAAGAACAAAGAG ATGGTTTCTGAACTGAATGAGAAGAACACACTGCTGAAGAGTGAGAAAGATGAGATGAACAGACTGATCCAGGAACAGGAGCAGCGGATAAAAG AGAAGTCAGAGTCGACCCATGAGGATGTCATGGATGAGCGCCTGCAAGCACAGCTGACTGAGGAACGCTTCCGTTACCAAAACCTTCTGTCCGAGCACCTGAAGCTGGAGGAGCGCTACGCTGATCTCAGATCAGAAAAAGAGGCGGctgaa GAGTTCTCTAAACCTGGTCATAACAGAGCCGACTCTGGCTACATAGGGTCAGAGGTCAGCTCGCTGCAAAAAGAG GATGCTGTGCAGATGGCAGCTGATGTGTCCCTGCTGCTGAAGCTGCAGAGGAGAGTCGCTGAGCTGGAGAAGGAGAAGATGGACCTGCAGGGGGAGATGGACACCAAAGAAGAGCAGCTACAACTGGAACGAACTAAA GAACTGGAAGATTGTCGGAGATTGTTAGGGGCTGAGAGAGACAATGAGGCTCTGAAG CGTCAGGAGCTGGAGTCTGACAATAAGAAGCTGAAGAAAGATCTGCAGGAGCTCCGTCAGTCCCTCAGTAAGGGGTCGGGGTCAAAGGTGGCGTCCCCTGGAGGTCATGCATATAAGGTGCTCCTGGAACAGCTCAACTCTACCACTGAAGAGCTTGAAATGCGAAAGGAGGAAGTGCTCATTTTGCGCTCTCAACTGGTGAACCACGAGGCATTTAAACATAAG gAAATGGGAACTGAAGGAGATTCAGGTGACTCGAGCAG atcCCCCACACTGGACCTTCATGAGCTCAATGAGGATGGAGAACTCTGGATGGCTTATGAGAGCCTTAAGGAAACTAACAG gaTTCTAGAGTCGCAGTTGCAAACTCAGGGACAGTCCCATGAGAAGGAGGCGGAGGGTTTGAGGGCAGAGCTTCAGCGGTTGAGGGCGGAGCTTGGTCAGCAGCAGCAGATGCTGTCAGACAGCTTGGAGCTTCCGCATGATGCCCGAATACAAGCAAGCCTGCAGCACGAGATCAGTCGCCTCACGCAACAAAATAtg GAACTCTTACAGCAGATGGGGACACAGGACAAAATGGTCCGCAAACTAAAGAAACACCTGAAAATATACATGAAGAAGTTTGGGGAGGCTGAAG CAGGTGTTAATATCGAGCAGTCCTCTCCGGAGAACACGGTTGGCGAGAGCGGTCACACGGTCAGCATCGTTCGCATAGAGAGGGATTTCCAAGGCATGCTGGAGTACAGGAGAGAAGATGAGAGCAAACTGTTCAAGATACTCATCACAG AGCTCAAACCCCGAGGTGTGGCGGTGAATCTGCTCCCAGGTCTGCCTGCTTACATTCTCTTCATGTGTCTGCGGCACGCCGACTACGCCAACGATGACCAGCGGGTCTCCACCCTGCTGAACTCCTCCATCAACACCATCAAGAACGTGCTGAAG AAACGTGGAGATTTTGAAACCAGTTCCTTCTGGTTGGCAAACACCTGTCGCTTCTTACATTGCCTGAGGCAGTACAGTGGAGAGGAG GCGTACACAAAGCACAACACGCCACGGCAGAACAAACACTGTCTGACGAACTTTGACCTGTCTGAGTACCGCCAGGTTCTGAGTGATCTGGCTATTCAGATCTACCAGCAGCTCATCAGggttatagaaaatattttgcaCCCAAAGATCG CACCAGCCATGCTGGAGACGGAGACTGTTCAGGGTGTGATGGGCGTAAAGCCCACAGGAATGAGGAAGCGCACGTCCAGTGTCCACGAGGATAGCTCTCACTCGCTGGAGTCCATTCTGAAGCAGCTGGATGTGTTTTATTACACGCTGCTTCAGCATGGTAATGACACCGAGGTGGTCCGGCAGTTCATCAAACAGCAGTTCTACGTCTTCTGCTCCGTCACGCTCAACAACTTGCTGCTCCGCAAGGACATGTGCTCCTGGAGTAAAGGCCTGCAGATCAG ATATAATGTATGTCAGCTGGAGGAGTGGCTGCTGGATAAAGATCTTCAGGGCAGTGGAGCGCGTGAGTCTCTGGAGCCTCTGATTCAGGCCGCTCAGCTTCTGCAGATCAAAAAGAAGAGCCAGGACGACGCAGAGGCCATCTGCACCATGTGCACGGCTCTCACCGctgaacag ATCGTGAAAATCCTCAGCTTGTACACACCAGTGAATGAGTTTGAGGAGAGAGTGTCTATATTATTCATAAAGTCTGTACAG ACTTTATTAAAGGATCGTAAGGAGTCTTCTCAGTTACTGATGGATGCGAAGATCATTTTCCCAGTCACCTTCCCCTTCAACCCTTCACCTGTGGCCCTCGAGACCATCCAGATCCCCAGCAGCCTCAACCTCAACTTCCTGACACGGGTTTAA